Proteins found in one Polyodon spathula isolate WHYD16114869_AA chromosome 10, ASM1765450v1, whole genome shotgun sequence genomic segment:
- the LOC121322469 gene encoding cyclic AMP-responsive element-binding protein 1-like isoform X2 produces the protein MTMESGAETQRGGEAAVTETENQQIGVQAQPQIATLAQVSMAGAHATSTGPTVTLVQLPNGQTVQVHGVIQAAQPSVIQSPQVQTVQISTIAESEDSQESVDSVTDSQKRREILSRRPSYRKILNDLSSDAPGVPRIEEEKSEEDSSTPAITTVTVPTPIYQTSTGQYIAITQGGAIQLANNGTDGMQGLQTLTMSNAAAAQPGTTILQYAQTSDGQQILVPSNQVVVQDVVDELTDLSGGELLHITHLSNNLV, from the exons ATGACCATGGAATCTGGAGCAGAGACTCAGCGGGGTGGCGAGGCTGCTGTCACAGAGACGGAAAACCAGCAGATTGGAGTGCAGGCACAGCCACAGATTGCAACGCTGGCACAG GTGTCCATGGCAGGGGCTCACGCTACATCTACAGGCCCCACCGTGACTCTTGTTCAGCTCCCAAACGGACAGACGGTTCAGGTGCACGGGGTCATACAGGCTGCACAACCCTCAGTCATCCAGTCTCCGCAGGTTCAGACAGTGCAG ATTTCTACGATTGCTGAGAGCGAGGATTCGCAGGAGTCGGTGGACAGTGTGACGGACTCTCAGAAACGCAGAGAGATCCTCTCGAGACGGCCCTCCTACAG AAAAATCCTGAATGATCTTTCATCGGACGCCCCAGGAGTTCCCCGGATTGAGGAAGAGAAATCAGAAGAGGATTCGTCCACTCCTGCCATCACTACGGTGACTGTGCCAACACCAATATACCAGACCAGCACCGGGCAATACA ttgctATCACACAGGGAGGTGCCATTCAGCTGGCTAACAATGGCACTGATGGAATGCAGGGGCTGCAGACGCTAACCATGAGCAATGCGGCTGCAGCTCAGCCTGGTACTACAATCTTACAGTACGCACAGACCTCTGATGGGCAGCAGATACTGGTGCCCAGTAACCAGGTAGTTGTGCAAG atgttgttgatgagttgacagatctGTCTGGTGGTGAACTTCTTCACATTACGCACCTGTCAAACAAtctggtgtaa
- the LOC121322469 gene encoding cyclic AMP-responsive element-binding protein 1-like isoform X1 produces the protein MTMESGAETQRGGEAAVTETENQQIGVQAQPQIATLAQVSMAGAHATSTGPTVTLVQLPNGQTVQVHGVIQAAQPSVIQSPQVQTVQISTIAESEDSQESVDSVTDSQKRREILSRRPSYRKILNDLSSDAPGVPRIEEEKSEEDSSTPAITTVTVPTPIYQTSTGQYIAITQGGAIQLANNGTDGMQGLQTLTMSNAAAAQPGTTILQYAQTSDGQQILVPSNQVVVQAASGDVQAYQIRTAPTSTIAPGVVMASSPALPTHQTAEEATRKREVRLMKNREAARECRRKKKEYVKCLENRVAVLENQNKTLIEELKALKDLYCHKSD, from the exons ATGACCATGGAATCTGGAGCAGAGACTCAGCGGGGTGGCGAGGCTGCTGTCACAGAGACGGAAAACCAGCAGATTGGAGTGCAGGCACAGCCACAGATTGCAACGCTGGCACAG GTGTCCATGGCAGGGGCTCACGCTACATCTACAGGCCCCACCGTGACTCTTGTTCAGCTCCCAAACGGACAGACGGTTCAGGTGCACGGGGTCATACAGGCTGCACAACCCTCAGTCATCCAGTCTCCGCAGGTTCAGACAGTGCAG ATTTCTACGATTGCTGAGAGCGAGGATTCGCAGGAGTCGGTGGACAGTGTGACGGACTCTCAGAAACGCAGAGAGATCCTCTCGAGACGGCCCTCCTACAG AAAAATCCTGAATGATCTTTCATCGGACGCCCCAGGAGTTCCCCGGATTGAGGAAGAGAAATCAGAAGAGGATTCGTCCACTCCTGCCATCACTACGGTGACTGTGCCAACACCAATATACCAGACCAGCACCGGGCAATACA ttgctATCACACAGGGAGGTGCCATTCAGCTGGCTAACAATGGCACTGATGGAATGCAGGGGCTGCAGACGCTAACCATGAGCAATGCGGCTGCAGCTCAGCCTGGTACTACAATCTTACAGTACGCACAGACCTCTGATGGGCAGCAGATACTGGTGCCCAGTAACCAGGTAGTTGTGCAAG CTGCCTCCGGGGATGTCCAGGCCTATCAGATCCGCACTGCTCCCACCAGCACCATCGCCCCGGGCGTGGTCATGGCGTCCTCCCCAGCACTGCCCACTCACCAGACAGCAGAGGAAGCGACTCGCAAGAGAGAAGTGCGCCTCATGAAAAACAG GGAGGCGGCGCGGGAGTGTCGCAGGAAGAAAAAGGAGTATGTGAAATGCCTGGAGAACCGGGTGGCTGTGTTGGAAAACCAGAACAAAACTTTGATTGAAGAACTTAAAGCACTTAAAGACCTCTACTGCCATAAATCCGATTAA
- the LOC121322469 gene encoding cyclic AMP-responsive element-binding protein 1-like isoform X3 produces MKTRHAASGDVQAYQIRTAPTSTIAPGVVMASSPALPTHQTAEEATRKREVRLMKNREAARECRRKKKEYVKCLENRVAVLENQNKTLIEELKALKDLYCHKSD; encoded by the exons atgaaaaccagacacg CTGCCTCCGGGGATGTCCAGGCCTATCAGATCCGCACTGCTCCCACCAGCACCATCGCCCCGGGCGTGGTCATGGCGTCCTCCCCAGCACTGCCCACTCACCAGACAGCAGAGGAAGCGACTCGCAAGAGAGAAGTGCGCCTCATGAAAAACAG GGAGGCGGCGCGGGAGTGTCGCAGGAAGAAAAAGGAGTATGTGAAATGCCTGGAGAACCGGGTGGCTGTGTTGGAAAACCAGAACAAAACTTTGATTGAAGAACTTAAAGCACTTAAAGACCTCTACTGCCATAAATCCGATTAA